TTCCCAAAGCCAGCCATCCAAGGGCATAAGGAACTTCACGGATGTCAATCTTTCGTTCGGATCAATATGGCGTTTGCAGCCTTTTATCCATTATTGCTGTTGGTCCGCCTCGGGGCGCGCAAAGAAATTCGGCGTTACGCTTTCGATTGCGCAAAGAAATTCACGGGATCTCAGTACTTCGCCAGTTCCGATTCGTACAATGCCTTGAAGGCATCGTAATCGGCCTGGGAGAGATCGGGCTTTTGCGACGCATAAAGGCTTGCGCCCATCCGGCGCGGATACGGTTTGATGGGATAGCCTTTTGCGGAAATATACCGCTTGAAGAACTCGGTGCTATTCAGCGAACGCTGCACGAGGATATTCGTCGAGTGCTGCGCCGCTATTGCGCCTTCGAGGTCGCCTTTTTCATAGCGGATTTGAATGGCGTTGAGGATGCGCGGGTTCATGGTGGCGCCCTGCCCGATGACCGCCCGGGAACCGGTCACGAGCCCAGCGAGGAATCCGCACTCGTTGCCGCTGATGAATCCGAAATCCTTGCCGCGTACAGCATAGGTGATATCGAAGATATACGCGGCGTCAACCGTCGAGGCCTTCATGCCCATGATCAGGGGCATATCGGCCAATCGGCATGCCAGTTCGGGGGATAGACAATAGTCCGCATCCGTGCCCGGCGATTGATAAATAAAGACGGGGATTTTTATTGCATCGCAAATTTGCTCGAAATAGCGAAGGATCACATCCGGAATCGTTTCGTCCGGACCGGGTAGAATCGCTTCGGGTATGGTATGGACCACGCCGGACGCCCCGACGCTTTCGGCGTATTGGCTCAATTCGACCGCCTGTTTCGTGTACACCTTCGGATCGGGCCGCTTTGTGCGGTCGCGGTCCCAGATTCCGGCCGATCCCACCAAGACCGGCGTCCGTCCCGCTAGATGTTCGCACGACACCTTGGCTATCTGCTTGACGTCCTCGAACGAGAACGTGAACATTTGTCCCATCCCCGAACGCACGAAGCATGCGCTGACCTCACCGCTCTCATCCAGATAATCCAGGATGGCCCGCTGGCCGTCGTCATCCAGGCGGCCGTCCTCATGAAACGCGGTAAACACGGGTGCGATGGATCCTCGAACAAACGCCGGTATCATTTTTTTCCTCCAAACTGCGTCTTGCCGCCGAATTGCGTGGAGTACATTCCCGGTTTTTTCGGCGGCGCTTTCTTTTTCGGTTTCTGAACGACCAACGGCCGGAATTTCCACATCGCCAACAGAATCAGCGCCAGTAATCCCGCTTCCAGGTAGACCAGCCATGACGGATTGTACTGTTTCGTCTCCCAGAAGCGAAGGATTGGCGTTTTCCAGTGGGGATTCTGGCGGATCACGTCCCGCACGACCTGCATCTGCGTGTTTTCACGAAACCATGCGGCGCAAACAGCCATCACGAAAATCGTGACATGCATGATCGAAGCGTACAGGCAAAATTCGATGGTGTAAAAAAGCAGCGGAAATGTCTGCCGCCGGAAATAGAAAAACGGCGGCAAAACGACCACGGCCGCCAACACATAATAGAGGTAATGCGCCTGGAAATGTTCCCGAATCGCGTCCATGCCTTTGCAAACCTCCCATGTCCGATACCAGCGGAAAGTGTAGCATAGCCGTCCCGGGAAATTCAGGCGCGTCAGACCTTCGGCCGTGGGTTTGTTCCGTTTAGGGCTATTCGTCGTAGGTGGTTCGGATGCCGTATTTCCGGCATAGCAGGCGCAATTCGCCCATCAATTCGGGCGTTTCGCCAACACGGCAGATTTCGCCGATAAGAAAATAGACCTTTTGAAACGCCCAGTTTCGGGCGATATCGGCGTCTCCTTTGGCCGCCTTGCCAAGGTTGGAACGGAAAATGATTTCTTTTTTCTTCGATAGCGCCTTGCCGCTGAGCCGCATGACGAACTCGCCGTCTTTTTGGGGCGAAAACCGGCCGTAAACCGTTACGACGCGTTGTTTGCGAAAGTCTGGAAGTTGTTTCGGGAAAACGTTTGCGGTGTCAATGTTGACATAGTCCGCGCGAAGGCCGGCGAGCACCGGTTCGCTGAACTGTCCAATGAATACGGGCAGATCGCCGGCGATACGATCGATGGACGTCTCGACGCGGGATTCGCCTCGGTTCCGGTAGGCGAGAAGATCCAGCAGGTAACGGTTCACCGTATTGCCGCCGCCGTAAGCGACAATCTCATTTCCCCAGGTGTTTTCGTTCGTCAATTCGTTGATAATCGCCCGGGAATCGCGTACGCCGGTTGTGGGGCGCCCGTCCGTCGCCACCACGACAAGCCCGGAGACGCCTTCGCGGGGGGGCGTTTGCACGACCGGACGCAAAGCGCTGAAGACGTCGGTCGCGCCGCGCGATTCGACTTTGGTGAGAAACACCGCCGCCTGGGCGAGATTATCCCGAGTGGCCGGCACGAGTTCCGGCTGAAAAAAAACGGGGTTGTCGCGAAACACGACGATGTTGAACCGATCCTCCGGCTTCAATTGCGCGATGGCCTGCCGCACGCCTTTGACGGTTGCGTCCAGTTTTCGCTGGATGATGCTGTTGGACGCATCAATCACAAACGTTATGTCTTTTGGCAGCACCTCGATGCCGCCGTTTTTCTTCGGGGCAATGCGTATTCGGAAAAAGCCCTCTTTTTCGTCCGGCGGCAGATACGTTTCGAGTCCGATATCCACCAAATCGTCCATGAACTCGTAGGGGCGTTCCCCGCGAATTTGTTCGACGACGGGCTCACGTGCAATCACTTCCACCTGCGGCAAACCGGGAAGAGCGACGTTGAAGGGTTCCAAGGGTATGAAATCGTCGAGAGGGGGGGACTGGCCTCCGTCCAATTGACCGCGCGGATGGGCGGGCGCGTCGAGGAGGCTTACAGTGGGCAACATCCCCAGCGCAACCTCGGCTTCCGGCGTATCCGAAGGACCTCGCAAGACCGGATACTCGTTTTCAGCGATGATACGATCCGGGGACGGAGTGGCCAGGCGCCGCGGAATTTCAATGCCGGTTCGTGCGGTTTCCTGGGCGATTTCGATGACTTTGGCATCAACGCGCGCCATCATTTCCGGGTCGGGGGGCATGGGCAGCGGGGGGGAGAGCGTCTCCTGGGCGGCGCGACCGGCCAAGTCCGGCATATCCGTCAGCTTTTCCAACGCTGAATCAAGCGCCTGGATCAAATCCGTCTCGCGCTTGAGAAGATCTTCGATCTTTTCGGGACGTGTGGACAGTTTCGTTCCATTTCCCTTTTTCGATTCAGCGACAAGGGGCGGGGTCGCCGTTTCTTCGAGAAACTGTACCCGGAACGTGGGGGATACCCGTGGAGGCGGCGGGCGTAATCCATAGAGCGGCACGAGCGATCCCACGCCGATCACGAGGGCATAAAATACCGTCGTAATCAGGATGCTGATCGCCATCAATGTCTGCCGGCTGTTCATCGGGGAGTCCTATGGCGTTTTGTCAAGGACCTCTTTGGCTTTCAAGGCCTGTTCGCTTTCCGGATACTCGCGCACCAGTTCCTCGTAGGATTTCCGGGCCTGTTCGCGGCTTCCGGCCTTCTCGAAACATTGTCCGGCTCGCCAGAGCGATTCCGGCGACAACTGATCGTGAAGAAAGAGGATGGCCACGCGCATGTAACTGCGGGCGGCGGCATCGAATTCCTGCTTGGCCTCGTACAGTTCGCCAAGGCGAAAACGCGCGCGCGCCGCGGTGTCGCCCGTGTTGGCGTTGGCGGCTTCCTCATACAGGCGCAGCGCATCTTCGTCCTTCTGTTGTGTTTCAAAAATCCGGGCCATCCGGTATCGGGCTTCAACGCCGATGGCGCCGCGTGGATCGGCTTCCACCACGGACTTGTACAGCGCCAGCGCCGCATCGGTTTTCCCGGCCTTCTCACTGCATTCGGCCATCTTGAGGCGAACCCGTTCCGGGTTGGGGTAATCGGGACGCGCCCTTAGCAGGGCCTCGAATGCAATCTGCGCCTGTTCCCATTTCTGCTGGTCAAAGAACCGCTGGCCGGTCCATGCGTAGGTTTCCTCGTTTAGCGCCACGTCCGGAAATTCTTTCATCAGCCGGAGAAACATCTCCATGGCCGCATCGAAGTCCTTGGCCTCATAACGCGCAAGGGCAATGCCCTTTGCGGCGCGTCCCGCAAAAGGCCCTTGGGCGTCTAACTCCAGGCTCGCCTTGAACGATTCGATGGCCTTGACAGGGTCCTTCCCATCGTTCAGGAGGAAATCGCCGATGCGGAAGTGGGCCTCGGCGGCATGTTTACCGTTCGGCGCTTTCGCCAGCAGTTTGCGAAACGTGTCCGCGCTGGCCGCGTAATCCTTCATATTGTGATACGTGATGGCGAGGCGGTACAGCGTGTCTAATTCGACGCTCGCGTCGCCCGGCGCCTCGAGAATCTTTTTGTATCGTTCAACGGCTTCCGCAAAAGCCGACGTCATGAATTGCGCATCGCCCGCGCGGAGCAGGGCCTGTTCAGCGAGGATATTGTCGGGGTATTGTTTGGCAAAATTTTCAAAAGCCTTGGCGGCTTCCTCGGTGCGCTTGAGTTGCGCAAGGCATTCCGCGGCCTTGTAGAGGGCTTCCGCGCCAAACTCGCCTCCGGCGTACTTTTCGGCCACGATCCGAAATTCCTCGTAAGCCTTTTCATACTCGCCTTTTGCCACATCAATCGATCCCAGCAGGAAGGAGGCGTCACCGATTAAGCCCAGATCGCCGGGCGCTTGCAGAAAAGCGGTTATTTCAGCCTTGGCCTCATCCAATTGGCCGGTGAGATAAAGGCACCAAGCCTGTTTGTATCGGGAACGGCCGGCAAATTCCGTGTCGGGGTATTCGGCGCGTACCTTCGCATAACGCGCAATCGCTTCCGCGTAACGCTGTTGCTGCTGGAGGCAGTTGGCGAGCAGAAATTCGATGCCGGCCTTTTCCGGGGCGTCTGGATATTTTTTGAGAAACGTCTCGCCCGCTACGGAGGCTTCTGTGTAATGTCCTGTGTGATAGGTTGCCCAAGCGATGCCATAGTCTGCCTTGCGCGCAAACGGCGAATCGGGGAATTCTTTCTTCAGTTGCTGGTATGCGCCCTGCGCCGCGCTGTGCCAGCCGATGGCTTCGTAGGCCTCCCCCGAGCGAAAACGCGCTTCCATTCGGAGACGGTCGTCTGCATTCGAGGCCGCTACCGCCGAGAACTCGACAGCCGCTTTTTCGGTTTCCTTGGCCGACAAGTAAACAAAGGCCAAATGGTATTGCGCAAAAGGGGCCAGCGGAGAGGCGGGATACGTTTCAATGAGCGTCTTGAGCGATTGGGCAGCCGCTTCCAGATTGCCGCTGTCGGCATTGATGCGGCCCAGATGATACAGGGCGCGTGCGCGAAGTTCCGGAGTGCTTTCTTCCGCGGCGATTGGTTCAATGGCCACTAAGGCGTCCGCGGGGCGCTTCAGGCAATATAACACTTCACCCCGGCTGAGTTTCGCGCGTTTTTTCGTGTCCGGATCCGCATTGCCGGCCAAGACCTTGTCGAATGCTTCGAGCGCCGAGGAATAGTCATGTGCCGCATAGGCGGCTTCGCCCATGCGATATTGGGCCAAGGGCACATACTCGCCCTGTGGATATTTTTCAAGATAAACCTTGTATTCCTCCATCGCTTCCTTGTGGAACCCCCTTTGGAAGAGGCCGTTTGCGAAATCAAACTGCGCCTGTTCCGGCGATTCGGCCCAGGATGGGAACGCCAACAGGCCCGCAATGGCCAAAATGCCGGCAATCCGTCGCTTCATCCCATGAATCCTCGCGTCCGTCATTTCGCGCCCTGCGTTTCCTCGCGCAGCGCCGCAAACGACACGTTCCAGATGTCTGCCTTGCGGCAGCAGTCCAGCACGGCGATGGCCTTCCCCAAATTGGCTTCACGGTCGCCGCGAACGATCACCGCGCCGCCGGGAAACAGTTCCGCAACCCGCATGAGCACGTCTTGGAGTTCTTCCAGATTCATCTCGCGTCCGTTGAGAACAATGGCGCCGTCCTTGCGTATGTTGATATAGATCTCGCCCTGTGAACGGTCGTTCTGCACGGCGCTGTCAGCCGTGGGAAGCGCAATGTCCACTTCGCTTTCGATGGTCGAATACGTCGAAATCGTCAGGAAAAAGACCAACGTCAAAAACACGATGTCAATGAGCGGCGCCAAGGGAATGGCATCCGCCTCTTCTTGCATCAGGTGACGGCCGAATCTCATACATGCCTCCCTTGCGCCAGCAATTCGACGATTTCACTCGCCTGGGCTTCGACTTCAGCGACGATTTTGATGACGCGCGCGCGCAGGTAGTAATACACCACCATGCAGGGAATCGCCACCACCAGTCCGCCGACGGTCGTAATCAGCGCCTTGGACACGTTTTCCGCCACCACGATCCCCCGCACCTGCGCGTTATCCGAGGCAATCGAACTGAACGCCAATACCATGCCCCACACCGTGCCCAGCAAGCCCAGCAGCGGCGCAATCGTTCCGGCGTTGTTCAGGTATGAAATTTTCTGCCACAGGGCCGAAGCGCCGCGTTCCCCCTCGCTTTCCATGGCCTCCTGCACCACATAGCGATCGTGACCCGCCATCTTGAGCCCCGCGCGCGCCACGTTCGCGAGCAATTCGTCGCGTCCCTCGCACAATTGGTACGCGCCACGCAGGTCGCCCGCGCGAATCTGGCCCAACAGGCGCTTGGCCAGCGTTGCCGGTACCTCGCGCTTCGGCGTGACGGTCAGGATGAGGTAAATGGCCATTGCCATCGCCACAAATCCCATCGCCATCGTGATCCAGAGAATGACGCCGCCCCATTGGAGCATCAGCAGGACGGTCACCGGCTCGCCGGCCATGCTTCCCGCCGCCGATTGCGGAACGGGCAGCGGGAGAGGGGGGGCGGCGGGCGCCGATGACGACTCCGGCGGCGCGGGGGAGGGATCTTGGGCTTGCGCACACCAGGCGAAGGTCAGCGCCAAAACGCCAAGCAATAGAATGGACAACACGCAGTACCGCATGGGCAGGCTCTCCTTCTTGCCGAAAATACCATGATCTATTCAGGGTTATTATGCCCCCCGAACTTGAAAGGTTGCAATGAACATCGGAAGCCAGCGGGCTTGCTCTATGAACGTCAACGGCCGTACTTTGCCTGCAGAATGCGTCGAACATGCCCGCACTTCACCTCGACGCGATGTTCCCATGAGTTCGCCCGCGCAATGGCCTGACGCACATCCCGCAATTCAGGCGCATCGTCGCGCAAGGCGGCTTCGACGCGGGCGAGGAAGTCTTCATGCGATCGGGCTATCTCCACCACGTCGCCATAGGCCGCCACGGAAGGCAACGCCTGGCTTACCACGGGCTTGCCGGTGGCAAAGTATTCCTGCAATTTGAGCGGATAAATATTCCGGGTCGCATCATTAACCTTGTAGGGGATGAACAACACATCGAATGCCTTCAGATAGTTCGGCAGTTCAGCGATGGGGCGGTTGCCAAGGAGGTGAAGATTGGGAATTCCCCGCATCGGGCCAAGGTCCATATCCGCGCGGGCGGGACCCACAAGAACGATGGACCATGCGGGCCGCATTTTCGCCATAGATACGACAAGGCCCACGTCGAAACGCGCCGGATCGATCACGCCGACCGTGCCCACGATGGGATGCGGCAAATGCGCCACATCGTCCGGAACGGGCGTTTCCGCGAGCGCGGCCCTGGAAAAGTGGGCGTAGTCCGCAGCATGATAGACAACGTGCGTTTCCCTGTTGTACAACGCGCGTTGTTCCTTCATGTTTTCCGTGCCGGTAAAGACAATATCGGCCTGTCGGCACAGGCGTTCCTCGATCCAGTAGAGCAACAGCACGCCGTTCGGATCTTTCTCGTAATTGACCCACTCGTCTCCGGTGTCGTAGACGTTTGCCAGCGCGTTCATCCGCTCGACGGCCATCCCGTGCAAGGGCGAAAAATTCCACACGATGGGGCGGCCGAAGCCCAGTCGCGCCATTGCCCGTTTCACCAGCCTCGAAAGGAGCCAGCCGTTGAAATCGAGCACGAATTGCATGGCGCGGAGCGGAAGCCCTTTGAACGGCAAGAACACATGCGGTGGATGGTAAACATAAAAATTCGATGAAATTTCCTGGAGGCGAGGCCCTTCCCAGTATCCGGCTCCCTGGGGATCGCGGCCCTTCAAGAAATAAACGAACGGGCGCGGTACGTCCACATAAAGGACACGATTCCGCGGGGCAAGGCGCGTGGCAATCTGCTGCGGCAGTGACCAACTGGCTCGCCAGTCCGAAAACGCGAACGCGACGATATCGTATCCCTCAAGAACGCCAAGGGATTCATCGCGCGAAGGGGGAGGCGTTATGGCTTCCTCATTCATCTTTCATCCCTCACGCAAAGGGGGAGATTTGGATCCGGCGTGGCTCGGAAATGACCGAGCAGTCCCTTGTGCAAGCGCGAATCGCCCGCCGCGGCGATCATGGCGCCGTTGTCTATGCACAGACTCATCGGCGGCATGTGTACCGGCGCCGGCAACTCCGCCACCAGCCGTTCCCGCAGCAGGCGATTGGCCGCGACGCCGCCCGCCAAGACCAGCCGTTCGGCGCCGGTCTTTTCAATGGCCAATTTCGTTTTCGTGATGAGCACATCCACCGCCGCCCATTGAAAACTGGCGGCGATATCCGGAATCGCCGACGCCTGCCGTTGGCGCTCATATAACACGGCTGTCTTCAAGCCGCTGTAGCTGAATTCAAGTTCGCCGCTGCGTTCGAGACCGCGCGGGAATCGAATCGCGCGTGGATTGCCCTGTTCCGCCGCTTTTTGAATCGAGGGACCGCCGGGATACGGCAAATCGAGCAGACGCGCAACCTTGTCGAACGATTCCCCCACGGCATCGTCGCGCGTCGAGCCGAGGAGGCGGTATCGGTGAGGCTCGTCGCAGGCAATCAGGCAGGTATGTCCACCGCTGACCACAAGCGCCAGGAACGGAAACGTCGGCGGGTTGTCCGTGAGAAACACCGAAAAGATGTGCCCCTCGATGTGATGGACCGGAATAATTGGGACACCCCAGGCATAGGCCAGCCCCTTGGCGAAGCCCACGCCGACCATCAGCGATCCCATCAGACCCGGGCCAATCGTCACGGCAACGGCATCCACGGGCACGCCCGCTTCTTCGATGCATTGCTGAGCCAACTGGAAAATGCATTGGGTATGGCGGCGCGACGCGATTTCAGGAACGACGCCGCCGAACGGGGCATGGACCGGCACTTGAGACGCCAGCGCCGATGACACGATGCGCCGCCCGTCCTCGACTATCGCGATACCCGTTTCGTCGCAGGAAGTTTCGATACCGAGCACAAAGGACATAGAAACCTCTTTTTCAACGAGTATACTTCATTTTCACCGACGGAAAAATAGGTGTCTTGTCGGATTTCGGACATCCCTTTGCCATTCTGGCAATACGCCGGATTTGACCTAGCCCATCTTGCCGGGTTATCGTGCCGGTGCACGCAAGGAGGCGCGTCCGCGTCTCCGGCAGGGATTACCACATGTCCGACACGACACGAGTACGTTTTTCACTGGACGGCGCATGGCGCCTAACGCTCGATCCCGCGGATCGCGGCCGGAAGGATCGTTGGTTCGAACGGGGCGACGCGCCGGACTCCATGGAGGTCCAAGTTCCGTCCGTTTGGGACTTGTGGGTTCCGGACTATGACGGCGTTGGCTGGTATTATCGCGCTTTTGAATGGGAAGCCGTCCCCCCCGGCCGCATGGTCGAACTGCAATTCGAGGCAGCCGACTACTTTGCGGAAGTCTGGTTGAACGGCGTCGCGCTTGGCGCGCACGAGGGCGGCTATACCCCCTTTGCGTTCCCGGTAACGGACGCGTTACGCGCCGGAACCAATCATCTCTGGGTGCGAATTGTGGACCCGCACGGGCCGGAGGGTTACGGGCCGTTCCGTCCCAGACAAATCCCCTCGTCGAAGGAAGGCGGCTATTGGTCCTTCGCGGGGATTTGGGGTCCGGTCTGTCTCGAATCAAAACCCGTCGCGCATATACAGGATGTATTCATCGAACCGGACATTCGCCGCAAACGCATCACGGTCACGGTTCAGACTTCGGAACCGGGGATTGTTCGCCTGGCCATCGAGGGGACCCCTTATGGCGCGGAAATCCAACCGGGCCGCCATGCGGTTGATTTCCCCGAATTCGCGATGTGGTCGCCGGACTCGCCGAAATTGTATACGCTCCGGTGCGAATTGCTGAAAAGCGGCGCCGTCTCGGACCGGTTGGACGTTCGTTTCGGCATGCGTGAATTTACCGTCAAGGACAACCGTTTCTTTCTCAACAACCGGCCGATCTTCGTCAAGGGGGTGTTGCATCAACCGGACTATCCGCGAACGATCGCCGCGCCCGTGGACGCGGCCATGGCCCGCCGCGAACTGGAATTGGCGAAGAAAGCCGGGTTCAATCTCGTTCGCCTTCACATCAAAACGCCGCCACGGATTACGCTCGACCTTTGCGACGAAATCGGCCTGCTGGCTTACGAGGAACCCCCCATCGGATGGATCGAAAAGTCGCAATACATGAAAGATCGATGCGAACGCGAAGTGCGCGAAATGATTCTCCGCGATCGCAACCATCCGAGCATCGTGATTTGGGGCATGCTCAACGAAACGGGCAACGCGGGATACATCACAAACGGCGGTGCGCAAACCATCAAGGATGATCTGTGCCGGCTGGCCCGATCGCTGGATCCAAGCCGGATCGTCGTTGACGACAGCGGCGGCGTGAACGCCTCGCGGGAACCGGCGCGGTTCATGCTCCCGTACCGCGAAGAACTCGAACCCTATGACGACCTGCACATTTACCAGCGCGCGCCCGTGGATCGCGACATCGAACTTTACTACGCGTACAGCGGCGATCCGAACCGGTTGTACTTTCTTTCCGAATTTGGATTCGGCGGCATGGAGGATCTTGTTGGCACGCTGGAACAATATGGAGAAGACCGGACGCGCCTGAAGGATGCGCGCTTCATCCAGGCGATGCTCGATGCGGCCCGGGATGGTTTCGCCGAACGCAATCTCGACCGCGTGTTCGGGGATTTTGCGGGTTTCATGGCCGCCGCGCGCGATCTACAATGCGATGCCGCGCAGATGCACGTGGACGCCTGCCGCATGAATCCAAAACTGGCTGGATACTGTTATACGCAGTTGTGCGACGCGGGCCACGAATTTTGCGCGGGTGTGCTTGATCGTTGGCGACGTCCCAAGCCGGTTTTCGAAACGTTTTCGGCCATTCAATCCAAATTGCGCCCCCTGATCAGCATACCGCGCACCAACCTCGTTCCCCGCGAGGAAGTCCCCGTTACCCTGATCATGGCCAACGAGGATCAACTGGAGGGCAAGGTGGATCTGTCGCTCCAGGTCGTCGGGCCGACCAACCAGGTCTTGTGGAAGAAAAAACGATCCCTGAAACTTCCTCGCCACGGCAGGGAGTTATGGGAGGGATCCGTCGGCGCCTCGGGATCGCCGGGCATTCACCGGTTCATCGTCCGCATCATGCAGGGCATGAAATGCCTTGCCGAGAACGGCATGGATCTGCATGTTTTCGATCCCGTCGAATCTTCCGGCATCGAGGTTCATATTCTCGACCCGCAGGAAATATGGACAAAACGCTGCGCCGTGCTGGCCACGCCCGGAACCGTTCAGGCGCCCCTGCACGTTATCCCGCCGCTGGCCAACACGATTCGGGCCTACCCCGACAACGATTTGGCCCAAATCCTCGCGCAAGTCAAGGGTGGCGCGGTGGCCTTATTCTTCGCGCCGCCGGACGACTGGAACGACCTCGCGGACCGCATCGATCCCGGCCTGCGGGCGACGAACAAGGACGCGGTGGGCGCGTTCCTCGGCATGTATCATTATGTGAAACTCCATCCGGTATTCGAGGGATTGCCGGCACGGGGACTCATGCGCCAGCCGTACCGAAACGTCGTCGCGCCGAAGACCTTTGTCGAAACCGGCGACGAGGACATCGCCGGCACGTTCGACACAACCCCCATCGCCGCAGGCCAGTACATGATGGGGGAAACGCGCTGGTGGGGCAGCGACATCCTGGTGCGCCGCCACGGCGCGGGACGCGTCGTCTTCACCCACTTGCGGATACTGGAAAACCTCGGCGCGGACCCTGTCGCGGATCGGCTGTTTGTCAATCTAATCCGGCATTTTGCCCGGCGGTCCGTGCCGTCAGCCGGCATCGTCCCGCTTGATCAAAAGGCGGTCGAATGGATGCGCCGCGAACGCAACGAGGCCACGCGCCGCTGGATGGTCATCGGGCCGTTTCCGAATTGGGGCGGCAAAGGACATGCGACACCCTATCCCCCGGAAGAAACCATTGATTTCGACGCGATCTATCCCGGCTGGTACGCCCCCGTGACCTGGAAGGCGTGGCATGCCCGGCGCGACGACGGCTTCGTTGTTGACTTGCAGCAGGCTTTCACGCCCGTATACGAGTATTATCCCCGTTTCGATAATGGGACAGGCTATGCCTATTCCGAATTCTTCAGCGACAAGCGTGACACCGCCACGGTCCGCATCGGTCTGCAGGATGCGACCAAAATATGGGTGAACGGGCGCCTCATCCACGAAAGCACGGATCAGATCCCCCACGATCAATTCAAATCCGCCAAGGCCTCGTGCGCCGTCAAGCAAGGCCGGAACACCGTCCTCGTCAAAGTGTCCAAGATCCCCGGCCCCTTCAAGTTTTCCTTCGACCTTGCATTCGATGGAAACACGCCGCCCCAAATCAAATGGTGGCGGTAAACCAGATTGAAATTTCAAAATTGCAATCCGGCTTGCCCCGCAAAGTTGTTGTACTTTTATCGCTAAACTTTTCGCATGACCCTAACGCGGCTCAGCCGCAATGCCTCAATCAAGGATATGTTTTCTTTGTCCGCAACTTCTGTGCATGGCACACAGAAGTTGCGGACAAAGAAACTACTGCCTTTTTAGGATGACCGATGAGGATATCCGTCAAATGGAATCATCCACAGGATAAGTTCGTCCCGCAGGGACGTGTGAATCGTAAAATGTCCCAACGGGACTACCCTGTCGCTGCCACGATCCCAAAACTGGCGTCCT
The window above is part of the Candidatus Hydrogenedentota bacterium genome. Proteins encoded here:
- a CDS encoding MotA/TolQ/ExbB proton channel family protein — translated: MRYCVLSILLLGVLALTFAWCAQAQDPSPAPPESSSAPAAPPLPLPVPQSAAGSMAGEPVTVLLMLQWGGVILWITMAMGFVAMAMAIYLILTVTPKREVPATLAKRLLGQIRAGDLRGAYQLCEGRDELLANVARAGLKMAGHDRYVVQEAMESEGERGASALWQKISYLNNAGTIAPLLGLLGTVWGMVLAFSSIASDNAQVRGIVVAENVSKALITTVGGLVVAIPCMVVYYYLRARVIKIVAEVEAQASEIVELLAQGRHV
- a CDS encoding biopolymer transporter ExbD, whose translation is MRFGRHLMQEEADAIPLAPLIDIVFLTLVFFLTISTYSTIESEVDIALPTADSAVQNDRSQGEIYINIRKDGAIVLNGREMNLEELQDVLMRVAELFPGGAVIVRGDREANLGKAIAVLDCCRKADIWNVSFAALREETQGAK
- a CDS encoding tetratricopeptide repeat protein, whose translation is MKRRIAGILAIAGLLAFPSWAESPEQAQFDFANGLFQRGFHKEAMEEYKVYLEKYPQGEYVPLAQYRMGEAAYAAHDYSSALEAFDKVLAGNADPDTKKRAKLSRGEVLYCLKRPADALVAIEPIAAEESTPELRARALYHLGRINADSGNLEAAAQSLKTLIETYPASPLAPFAQYHLAFVYLSAKETEKAAVEFSAVAASNADDRLRMEARFRSGEAYEAIGWHSAAQGAYQQLKKEFPDSPFARKADYGIAWATYHTGHYTEASVAGETFLKKYPDAPEKAGIEFLLANCLQQQQRYAEAIARYAKVRAEYPDTEFAGRSRYKQAWCLYLTGQLDEAKAEITAFLQAPGDLGLIGDASFLLGSIDVAKGEYEKAYEEFRIVAEKYAGGEFGAEALYKAAECLAQLKRTEEAAKAFENFAKQYPDNILAEQALLRAGDAQFMTSAFAEAVERYKKILEAPGDASVELDTLYRLAITYHNMKDYAASADTFRKLLAKAPNGKHAAEAHFRIGDFLLNDGKDPVKAIESFKASLELDAQGPFAGRAAKGIALARYEAKDFDAAMEMFLRLMKEFPDVALNEETYAWTGQRFFDQQKWEQAQIAFEALLRARPDYPNPERVRLKMAECSEKAGKTDAALALYKSVVEADPRGAIGVEARYRMARIFETQQKDEDALRLYEEAANANTGDTAARARFRLGELYEAKQEFDAAARSYMRVAILFLHDQLSPESLWRAGQCFEKAGSREQARKSYEELVREYPESEQALKAKEVLDKTP
- a CDS encoding glycosyltransferase: MNEEAITPPPSRDESLGVLEGYDIVAFAFSDWRASWSLPQQIATRLAPRNRVLYVDVPRPFVYFLKGRDPQGAGYWEGPRLQEISSNFYVYHPPHVFLPFKGLPLRAMQFVLDFNGWLLSRLVKRAMARLGFGRPIVWNFSPLHGMAVERMNALANVYDTGDEWVNYEKDPNGVLLLYWIEERLCRQADIVFTGTENMKEQRALYNRETHVVYHAADYAHFSRAALAETPVPDDVAHLPHPIVGTVGVIDPARFDVGLVVSMAKMRPAWSIVLVGPARADMDLGPMRGIPNLHLLGNRPIAELPNYLKAFDVLFIPYKVNDATRNIYPLKLQEYFATGKPVVSQALPSVAAYGDVVEIARSHEDFLARVEAALRDDAPELRDVRQAIARANSWEHRVEVKCGHVRRILQAKYGR
- a CDS encoding dihydrodipicolinate synthase family protein yields the protein MIPAFVRGSIAPVFTAFHEDGRLDDDGQRAILDYLDESGEVSACFVRSGMGQMFTFSFEDVKQIAKVSCEHLAGRTPVLVGSAGIWDRDRTKRPDPKVYTKQAVELSQYAESVGASGVVHTIPEAILPGPDETIPDVILRYFEQICDAIKIPVFIYQSPGTDADYCLSPELACRLADMPLIMGMKASTVDAAYIFDITYAVRGKDFGFISGNECGFLAGLVTGSRAVIGQGATMNPRILNAIQIRYEKGDLEGAIAAQHSTNILVQRSLNSTEFFKRYISAKGYPIKPYPRRMGASLYASQKPDLSQADYDAFKALYESELAKY
- a CDS encoding VWA domain-containing protein, with the translated sequence MNSRQTLMAISILITTVFYALVIGVGSLVPLYGLRPPPPRVSPTFRVQFLEETATPPLVAESKKGNGTKLSTRPEKIEDLLKRETDLIQALDSALEKLTDMPDLAGRAAQETLSPPLPMPPDPEMMARVDAKVIEIAQETARTGIEIPRRLATPSPDRIIAENEYPVLRGPSDTPEAEVALGMLPTVSLLDAPAHPRGQLDGGQSPPLDDFIPLEPFNVALPGLPQVEVIAREPVVEQIRGERPYEFMDDLVDIGLETYLPPDEKEGFFRIRIAPKKNGGIEVLPKDITFVIDASNSIIQRKLDATVKGVRQAIAQLKPEDRFNIVVFRDNPVFFQPELVPATRDNLAQAAVFLTKVESRGATDVFSALRPVVQTPPREGVSGLVVVATDGRPTTGVRDSRAIINELTNENTWGNEIVAYGGGNTVNRYLLDLLAYRNRGESRVETSIDRIAGDLPVFIGQFSEPVLAGLRADYVNIDTANVFPKQLPDFRKQRVVTVYGRFSPQKDGEFVMRLSGKALSKKKEIIFRSNLGKAAKGDADIARNWAFQKVYFLIGEICRVGETPELMGELRLLCRKYGIRTTYDE